In Anopheles gambiae chromosome 2, idAnoGambNW_F1_1, whole genome shotgun sequence, a single window of DNA contains:
- the LOC1273989 gene encoding glutathione S-transferase 2 codes for MLDFYYLPGSAPCRAVQMVAEAVHVKLNLKYLDLMAGAHRSPQFTKLNPQRTIPTLVDGSLVLSESRAALIYLCDQYGDEDNDWYPRDTIQRAIVNQRLFFDACVLYPRFADFYHPQVFGNAAPDGRKRLAFEKAVELLNIFLSEHEFVAGSKMTIADISLFATLATACTLGFILRPYVHVDRWYVTMVASCPGAQANVSGAKEFLTYK; via the coding sequence ATGTTGGATTTTTACTATCTTCCCGGGTCGGCACCGTGTCGGGCGGTACAAATGGTGGCAGAAGCAGTTCACGTGAAGCTAAACCTTAAGTATCTCGATCTCATGGCTGGTGCTCATCGATCACCGCAGTTTACCAAGCTTAACCCTCAGCGTACGATCCCCACGCTGGTCGACGGTTCACTGGTACTGTCCGAGTCGCGTGCAGCACTAATATATCTCTGCGATCAGTATGGCGACGAAGATAACGATTGGTATCCCAGAGACACTATCCAGCGAGCCATCGTCAATCAACGGTTATTTTTCGATGCCTGCGTGCTGTATCCAAGGTTTGCTGATTTTTACCACCCGCAAGTATTTGGCAACGCTGCTCCTGATGGCAGGAAGAGGCTAGCCTTTGAAAAAGCAGTGGAGCTACTCAACATCTTTCTTAGTGAGCACGAGTTTGTGGCCGGATCGAAGATGACCATAGCTGATATAAGTCTGTTTGCCACGTTAGCCACAGCATGTACGTTGGGATTCATTCTGCGACCGTACGTCCATGTCGATCGATGGTACGTCACAATGGTGGCCTCGTGTCCAGGAGCACAGGCGAACGTTTCGGGTGCGAAGGAGTTTTTAACATATaaataa